The following are encoded in a window of Bordetella genomosp. 10 genomic DNA:
- a CDS encoding SGNH/GDSL hydrolase family protein, whose translation MLSTFRPRILLAALVLGAGLLAPAARAHALYDYGDRNAARIAALLTTSAGRQDGFHMVQIGDSHTAGDYFTDYLRTELQQRLGDGGIGWAMPMYASGQRLARVGYEEEGWELLTSRNGGEADYPFGGMIARGTGVGGQLTIKTKSDDSPRQRIVMVISQAAGDPPLHIIDADSEVQDVKAKRADGSWSDAAFTARLPFIVTTEGSPNTRIGGWWMTAERPGAIVSAVGINGSELAQWDRWRAGWMDDLALGKPDLIALAYGTNEAFQGNLDPQDFQRTLETAVDRLRAKFPRSAILIIGAPESLSSFKGGACGQRAPSLNLVQQAQRAVAREKHTLYWDWQQAMGGGCSMRKWVNQKLARKDGVHFSQEGYERAAGDLLAGLLHLRGAGAR comes from the coding sequence ATGCTTTCGACGTTCCGCCCTCGCATCCTGCTTGCCGCCTTGGTCCTGGGCGCGGGGCTGCTCGCGCCCGCCGCGCGCGCCCATGCGCTGTACGACTACGGCGACAGGAACGCGGCCCGCATCGCCGCCTTGCTGACGACTTCGGCCGGACGCCAGGACGGTTTCCACATGGTGCAGATCGGCGACTCCCACACGGCGGGAGACTATTTCACCGACTACCTGCGCACCGAGCTGCAACAGCGGCTGGGCGACGGCGGCATAGGCTGGGCCATGCCGATGTACGCCAGCGGCCAGCGGCTGGCCCGGGTCGGCTATGAGGAAGAAGGCTGGGAACTGCTCACCAGCCGCAACGGCGGCGAGGCCGACTATCCCTTCGGCGGCATGATCGCGCGCGGCACCGGCGTCGGCGGCCAGTTGACCATCAAGACCAAGTCCGATGACAGCCCGCGGCAACGCATCGTCATGGTGATCAGCCAGGCCGCCGGCGATCCGCCGCTGCACATCATCGACGCGGACAGCGAGGTCCAGGACGTCAAGGCCAAACGCGCCGACGGGTCCTGGTCCGACGCCGCGTTCACCGCCCGCCTGCCCTTCATCGTGACCACCGAGGGCAGCCCGAATACCCGCATCGGCGGATGGTGGATGACCGCCGAACGGCCGGGCGCCATCGTCTCCGCGGTGGGCATCAATGGCTCCGAACTGGCGCAGTGGGACCGCTGGCGCGCCGGCTGGATGGACGACCTGGCCCTGGGCAAGCCCGACCTGATCGCGCTCGCCTACGGCACCAACGAAGCCTTCCAGGGCAACCTGGATCCGCAGGACTTCCAGCGCACGCTGGAAACGGCCGTCGATCGCCTGCGCGCGAAATTTCCCCGCAGCGCCATCCTCATCATCGGCGCGCCCGAATCGCTGTCCTCCTTCAAGGGCGGCGCCTGCGGCCAGCGCGCGCCGTCCCTGAACCTGGTCCAGCAGGCGCAGCGCGCGGTCGCCCGGGAGAAACACACGCTCTACTGGGATTGGCAGCAGGCCATGGGCGGCGGATGCTCGATGCGGAAATGGGTCAACCAGAAGCTCGCCCGCAAGGACGGCGTCCATTTCAGCCAGGAAGGCTATGAGCGCGCCGCCGGCGACCTGCTGGCCGGCCTGCTGCACCTGCGCGGGGCCGGCGCCAGATAG
- a CDS encoding DUF459 domain-containing protein, with the protein MASPRKQSLSTLVSLVFLALASLWLMQGPIGIYYQQTYHRDYPLAVLEQSGVWKSGQRIWASLNRAIDDTGKSLDAGSASLTDDANRNFVLTEDFYRREREARAEEENQRRAAAELLARQKQEAEARQRADEARLREEQAAQDERSRALAQEARRRAEEERRANYLMIAPPGKVFMAGDSLMQGIAPHLLRTLKTQYGIEGVDLSKQSTGLSYPSAFNWPETISRTLLKDPGIRLLVIMLGPNDPWDMPDPANKGGKFLRFKTPEWEAVYRQRIAGIVQSNAARGVSTLWIGAPGMKAARLDGQMLWLMQVVQDEVEKQGAVFVDTRHLLPGENVGYSDSIVLDGKTTKMRSGDGIHFSVAGQKYLAGQILDKLRLPPPVSSQ; encoded by the coding sequence ATGGCATCCCCGCGCAAACAATCCCTGTCGACCCTGGTTTCGCTGGTATTCCTGGCGCTGGCCTCCCTCTGGCTGATGCAGGGGCCCATCGGCATCTACTATCAGCAGACCTATCACCGCGACTACCCGCTCGCCGTCCTCGAACAAAGCGGGGTCTGGAAATCCGGGCAGCGGATCTGGGCCAGCCTCAACCGGGCGATCGACGACACCGGCAAGTCCCTGGATGCCGGCTCCGCCAGCCTGACCGACGACGCCAACCGGAATTTCGTCCTGACCGAGGACTTCTACCGGCGCGAGCGCGAGGCCAGGGCGGAGGAAGAAAACCAGCGCCGGGCCGCCGCCGAACTGCTGGCGCGGCAGAAGCAGGAAGCCGAGGCACGGCAACGGGCGGACGAGGCGCGCCTGCGCGAAGAACAGGCCGCGCAGGACGAACGCAGCCGCGCCCTGGCGCAGGAAGCCCGGCGCCGCGCCGAGGAAGAAAGACGCGCCAATTACCTCATGATCGCGCCGCCCGGCAAGGTCTTCATGGCCGGCGATTCCCTGATGCAAGGCATCGCGCCCCATCTGCTGCGCACGCTCAAGACGCAATACGGCATCGAGGGCGTCGACCTGAGCAAGCAAAGCACGGGCCTGTCCTATCCGAGCGCCTTCAATTGGCCGGAGACCATCTCCCGCACCCTGCTCAAGGATCCCGGCATCCGCCTGCTGGTCATCATGCTGGGCCCCAACGATCCCTGGGACATGCCGGACCCCGCCAACAAAGGCGGCAAATTCCTCCGCTTCAAGACGCCCGAATGGGAAGCGGTCTATCGCCAGCGCATCGCCGGCATCGTCCAGTCCAATGCCGCCCGGGGCGTCAGCACCTTGTGGATAGGCGCCCCGGGCATGAAGGCCGCCAGGCTGGACGGCCAGATGCTGTGGCTGATGCAGGTCGTGCAGGACGAAGTGGAAAAGCAGGGCGCGGTGTTCGTGGACACGCGCCACCTGCTGCCCGGCGAGAACGTCGGCTACAGCGATTCCATCGTGCTCGACGGCAAGACCACGAAAATGCGCAGCGGCGACGGCATCCATTTCTCCGTCGCCGGACAGAAATACCTCGCGGGGCAGATTTTGGATAAGCTGCGCCTGCCGCCACCGGTTTCATCACAGTGA